A stretch of the Streptomyces sp. NBC_01264 genome encodes the following:
- a CDS encoding NAD-dependent epimerase/dehydratase family protein — MQTSGRPRVIVLTGATGFVGSAALDALARHPGILVRALARIPSAEREGVEWVRADLGDPGSLKGTCEGAAALVNLASYIGQDEERCHTVNVLGGAALLAEAVRAGVDRIVHLSTAAVYGNLPHRGIEVDEVTPDPASAASRTRLAAEAPVLAAGGTVLRPGLVLGAGDRWVVPALAELIDRVPASWDGGRALLSVVDVGELARLIDSLATAPGPAPRGVHHASHPAAVTSAGLMSALAAEGILPEAREDWPWDRCVEQLHAHPGQVTERQFSLLARDYYQRADTIWQLTGLCPTPTPLSLLPSAAPWYRAFLSRP, encoded by the coding sequence ATGCAGACATCTGGAAGACCCAGGGTAATTGTCCTCACCGGAGCCACCGGTTTCGTCGGCTCGGCCGCACTGGACGCCCTGGCCCGCCATCCCGGAATCCTGGTACGGGCCCTCGCCCGCATCCCCAGTGCGGAGCGCGAAGGCGTGGAGTGGGTACGTGCGGACCTGGGCGACCCCGGCTCCCTGAAAGGGACCTGCGAGGGCGCGGCCGCGCTGGTGAACCTGGCCTCGTACATCGGGCAGGACGAGGAGCGCTGCCACACGGTCAACGTCCTGGGCGGCGCGGCACTCCTCGCGGAGGCCGTGCGGGCGGGGGTGGACCGGATCGTCCACCTGTCCACGGCCGCGGTCTACGGGAACCTCCCGCACCGCGGGATCGAGGTCGACGAGGTGACCCCGGATCCGGCGTCCGCCGCGAGCCGCACCCGCCTGGCGGCGGAGGCCCCGGTGCTGGCCGCCGGCGGTACCGTCCTGCGGCCGGGTCTGGTGCTGGGCGCCGGTGACCGCTGGGTGGTCCCGGCCCTGGCCGAACTGATCGACCGGGTCCCGGCCAGCTGGGACGGCGGCCGCGCCCTGCTGTCCGTGGTCGACGTCGGCGAACTCGCCCGCCTGATCGACTCCCTGGCCACGGCCCCGGGCCCCGCCCCGCGCGGGGTCCACCACGCGAGCCACCCCGCCGCGGTGACCAGCGCCGGCCTCATGTCGGCGCTCGCCGCCGAAGGAATCCTGCCGGAGGCGCGGGAGGACTGGCCGTGGGACCGCTGCGTGGAACAACTCCACGCGCACCCGGGCCAGGTGACGGAGCGGCAGTTCTCCCTGCTGGCCCGCGACTACTACCAGCGCGCCGACACCATCTGGCAGCTCACCGGCCTGTGCCCCACACCCACGCCCCTCTCCCTGCTCCCCTCCGCGGCCCCCTGGTACCGCGCCTTCCTGTCCCGCCCCTGA
- a CDS encoding ABC transporter substrate-binding protein, whose protein sequence is MGALVPLTPPGWVDAGRQLLAGLELAVREVNEGGGIGGRALELVVRDTAADPERAAAAVEELAGLGVAAVVGEYHSVVARAAAVRADAVGMPYLCSSAVLDALTEEPTQWVARLAPAQSHGWRTYADSLLGAGHSRIAVAIQPSVYWASGTRILRERFAAHGGSVVEIDVQGSTVEGVEGLCDVLVEEGATALLLLVGYPEPAAAIVRAVRGDRRLGEVLIGAPAGQPEFAGWAGELGGDGAGIPFLRYLPERLGPLGERVEKELRERLGEEPSFVAFEGWDSVTVLAEVLRSYGTDRAAIAAAWPRVEVEGTRGPIRFSRSPGIGVWQWVWAPVRVVDRDPADLTGRFRIVRGEGGGAR, encoded by the coding sequence CTGGGGGCTCTTGTGCCGTTGACGCCGCCGGGGTGGGTCGATGCCGGGCGGCAGTTGCTCGCGGGGCTCGAGTTGGCCGTGCGCGAGGTCAACGAAGGGGGAGGGATCGGCGGGCGGGCGTTGGAGCTTGTGGTTCGGGACACCGCGGCCGATCCGGAGCGGGCCGCGGCGGCCGTGGAGGAGCTGGCGGGTCTGGGGGTGGCCGCCGTGGTGGGGGAGTACCACAGTGTCGTCGCCCGGGCCGCCGCCGTCCGGGCCGATGCCGTCGGGATGCCGTATCTGTGTTCCTCCGCGGTGCTCGACGCGCTCACCGAGGAGCCCACGCAGTGGGTCGCGCGGCTGGCTCCGGCCCAGTCCCACGGCTGGCGGACGTACGCGGACTCCCTGCTCGGGGCGGGCCACAGCCGGATCGCGGTGGCGATCCAGCCGAGTGTCTACTGGGCTTCCGGGACGCGCATCCTGCGGGAGCGGTTCGCCGCTCACGGGGGCAGCGTCGTGGAGATCGACGTGCAGGGGAGCACGGTTGAGGGGGTCGAGGGACTGTGCGACGTGCTTGTCGAGGAGGGGGCCACGGCGCTTCTGCTGCTGGTCGGGTATCCGGAGCCGGCGGCGGCGATCGTCCGGGCCGTCCGGGGCGACCGGCGGCTCGGGGAGGTCCTGATCGGGGCTCCGGCCGGACAACCGGAGTTCGCCGGATGGGCCGGGGAGCTGGGCGGGGACGGCGCAGGGATCCCGTTCCTGCGCTATCTCCCCGAGCGGCTCGGGCCGCTCGGGGAGCGGGTGGAGAAGGAGCTCCGCGAGCGGCTGGGTGAGGAGCCCTCGTTCGTGGCGTTCGAGGGCTGGGACAGCGTCACCGTCCTTGCCGAGGTGCTGCGTTCGTACGGCACGGACCGGGCGGCCATCGCCGCGGCCTGGCCGCGGGTGGAGGTCGAGGGCACCCGTGGGCCGATCCGGTTCTCCCGGAGCCCGGGGATCGGTGTCTGGCAGTGGGTCTGGGCACCTGTCCGCGTGGTCGACCGGGATCCCGCGGACCTCACCGGTCGATTTCGGATCGTTCGTGGTGAGGGTGGGGGCGCTCGCTGA
- a CDS encoding endonuclease/exonuclease/phosphatase family protein, protein MTQTNSGPTAGPTPDPTPSPTPDPTPDPTADPTPEPAHRVPATPTPRLLSRRPPLCRRPLLPRHVPWPAALRTPVPALPAPPVLPVLPLLLAVLLTRPSLVPNTPGHLGSFLETFLPWLGLAVPLLLALALRRRSAATALALLLPTAAWLGQFGNLLPHTPTAAADTTTASHPTLTAVQHNISDENPTPSRTASALASPHPTLIAVEELTPAAVTAFTTTLAAGYPHHATHGTVGLWSAYPLTDVRPVDIRPSALAGDPHWNRALRATAATPDGPVAVYVVHLPSLRLGTSGFGSARRDESAVLLAAVLAAEPIDRVVLLGDFNGTADDRGLAPVRTALAVKAATPAPGFAFTWPAAFPLARIDQILVRSGTVTRVRTLPATSSDHLPLSADIRFD, encoded by the coding sequence ATGACCCAGACGAACTCGGGCCCAACCGCCGGCCCAACCCCTGACCCAACCCCCAGCCCGACCCCCGATCCGACCCCCGACCCAACGGCCGATCCGACCCCCGAACCCGCCCACAGGGTCCCCGCCACCCCTACCCCCCGCCTCCTCTCCCGCCGGCCACCCCTCTGCCGCCGGCCACTCCTCCCCCGCCACGTCCCCTGGCCCGCGGCCCTCAGAACACCCGTCCCAGCACTCCCCGCGCCCCCCGTACTCCCGGTACTCCCCCTACTCCTCGCCGTACTCCTGACCCGCCCCTCCCTCGTCCCCAACACCCCCGGCCACCTCGGCAGCTTCCTGGAGACGTTCCTGCCCTGGCTCGGCCTGGCCGTCCCGCTCCTCCTCGCCCTGGCCCTACGACGCCGCTCCGCCGCCACCGCCCTGGCCCTCCTGCTCCCCACCGCCGCCTGGCTGGGCCAGTTCGGGAACCTCCTTCCCCACACCCCCACGGCCGCCGCCGACACCACCACCGCCTCCCACCCCACCCTCACCGCCGTCCAGCACAACATCAGCGACGAGAACCCGACCCCCTCCCGAACGGCCAGTGCCCTCGCCTCCCCGCACCCCACCCTCATCGCCGTCGAGGAGCTCACCCCCGCCGCCGTCACCGCCTTCACCACAACCCTCGCCGCCGGCTATCCCCACCACGCCACCCACGGCACGGTCGGCCTCTGGTCGGCGTACCCGCTTACCGACGTCCGCCCCGTGGACATCAGGCCTTCGGCCCTCGCCGGCGATCCGCACTGGAACCGCGCCCTGCGCGCCACTGCCGCCACCCCCGACGGGCCCGTCGCCGTCTACGTCGTCCACCTGCCCTCCCTGCGCCTCGGTACCTCCGGCTTCGGCTCCGCCCGCCGCGACGAGAGCGCCGTGCTCCTCGCCGCCGTCCTCGCCGCCGAACCCATCGACCGCGTCGTCCTGCTGGGGGACTTCAACGGCACCGCCGACGACCGCGGCTTGGCCCCCGTCCGCACCGCCCTGGCGGTGAAGGCGGCAACACCCGCCCCCGGCTTCGCCTTCACCTGGCCCGCGGCCTTCCCCCTGGCCCGGATCGACCAGATCCTGGTCCGCTCGGGCACCGTCACCCGCGTCCGTACGCTCCCCGCCACCTCCAGTGATCACCTGCCCCTCAGCGCCGACATCCGGTTCGATTAA
- a CDS encoding GNAT family N-acetyltransferase, which translates to MDAASEADLLDWQHVHNAIIPTDLLSLDDIRERSTRHVLHLAHLGDTLIGCTTVRPPVAGSTTATVIARVLPPYRGRGFGRELYTYALAQARALGAEVIETVVLASNPEGLSFARRAGFIEFDRYVLPGDTVPFVDLRLA; encoded by the coding sequence ATGGACGCCGCCTCCGAAGCCGACCTGCTCGACTGGCAGCACGTCCACAACGCGATCATCCCGACGGACCTCCTCTCCCTGGACGACATACGCGAGCGCTCCACCCGCCACGTCCTGCACCTCGCCCACCTCGGCGACACCCTCATCGGATGTACGACAGTCCGCCCTCCCGTCGCCGGCTCCACGACCGCCACCGTGATCGCACGCGTCCTCCCTCCATACCGGGGACGGGGTTTCGGCCGAGAGCTGTACACCTACGCACTCGCCCAGGCACGGGCCCTCGGCGCCGAGGTGATCGAGACGGTGGTCCTCGCGTCCAACCCGGAGGGTCTGAGCTTCGCTCGCCGGGCGGGCTTCATCGAGTTCGACCGCTACGTCCTCCCCGGCGACACCGTGCCCTTCGTAGACCTGCGCCTCGCGTGA
- a CDS encoding GNAT family N-acetyltransferase — translation MSGHWVRLELTVRTFHSARFTPYVDRCRAAGFSFTTLARLGDAEDERRSLYELNKECSAGIPEQGVFHSYDAYTRLRFAVPSYDPAGIIVARDQDGTWVGMAATSLHLSDGFAFNEMTGVRGRGISLAMKTLGIAFADEHGAPVIRTIHHPANTSAIAMNRTLGYMDANWHQETP, via the coding sequence GTGAGCGGCCACTGGGTCCGCCTCGAGCTCACGGTCCGCACCTTCCACTCCGCCCGGTTCACGCCGTACGTCGACCGGTGCCGCGCCGCGGGCTTCAGCTTCACGACCCTCGCCCGGCTCGGCGACGCCGAGGACGAACGCCGCAGCCTCTACGAGCTGAACAAGGAATGCTCGGCCGGCATCCCCGAACAAGGCGTGTTCCACTCCTACGACGCCTACACCCGCCTGCGCTTCGCAGTGCCCTCCTACGACCCGGCCGGCATCATCGTCGCCCGGGACCAGGACGGCACCTGGGTCGGCATGGCGGCGACCTCCCTCCATCTCTCCGACGGCTTCGCCTTCAACGAAATGACCGGTGTCCGAGGCCGCGGCATCTCCCTCGCCATGAAGACCCTCGGGATCGCCTTCGCCGACGAGCACGGAGCCCCCGTCATCCGCACGATCCACCACCCCGCGAACACCTCGGCCATCGCCATGAACCGCACCCTCGGCTACATGGACGCGAACTGGCACCAGGAGACGCCCTGA